The following proteins are co-located in the Microcystis wesenbergii NRERC-220 genome:
- a CDS encoding energy-coupling factor ABC transporter permease, which yields MSVNFLGVGLFHPLLTPYLALHIPDGFLSPSVSLFTWIIAIVLIGFSLKKVRGHYAERAVPLMGVCAAFIFAAQMINFPIPGGTSGHLLGGTLAGVLLGPWAGSLVMAVVFIVQALFFQDGGLTVLGANIVNMGLIGTFGGYYLYLGIRKALGFHSWRGMAIAVALAAWTSVVVAALACALQLALSGTVPPLFALFAMLSWHILIGIGEAVITVFAVGYIWRTRPDLLYNPPHSLNTSVPPAYAPRQ from the coding sequence ATGTCTGTTAATTTTCTGGGAGTTGGTTTGTTTCACCCTCTCCTTACCCCTTATCTCGCCCTCCATATTCCCGACGGCTTTTTGAGTCCATCGGTGAGTCTATTTACTTGGATAATTGCCATTGTCCTGATTGGTTTTTCTCTCAAAAAAGTGCGCGGTCACTACGCTGAACGGGCTGTACCTTTGATGGGAGTTTGTGCCGCCTTTATTTTTGCCGCCCAGATGATTAATTTTCCCATTCCGGGCGGAACCTCCGGACATTTATTAGGGGGGACTCTCGCGGGGGTTTTACTCGGTCCCTGGGCGGGTTCTCTGGTGATGGCGGTGGTTTTTATCGTTCAAGCTTTATTTTTTCAAGATGGCGGTTTAACGGTTTTAGGGGCAAATATCGTCAATATGGGTCTGATCGGGACTTTTGGCGGTTATTATCTCTATCTGGGGATTAGGAAAGCCCTCGGTTTTCATAGTTGGCGCGGTATGGCGATCGCTGTTGCCCTGGCCGCTTGGACAAGTGTGGTGGTGGCTGCGTTGGCTTGCGCCCTGCAATTGGCTTTATCGGGGACTGTACCGCCTTTATTCGCCCTTTTTGCCATGTTATCTTGGCATATCCTCATCGGCATCGGGGAAGCGGTGATTACCGTTTTCGCTGTCGGTTATATCTGGCGAACTCGTCCCGATCTTCTCTACAATCCGCCCCATTCCCTTAATACTTCTGTTCCTCCTGCCTACGCTCCTCGTCAATAG
- a CDS encoding ABC transporter substrate-binding protein — protein MTKTGKKAGLPPIFYVLLGLIGWFLFPQILAIFAPKADNNPRMSYGNHLLIKTNSNTTKESAIAAIAQGDHQEAEQLLQKSLAQHPNDPESVIYLSNLQTGSNPFKIAVVVPATTNPNVAQEILRGVASAQTQINQQGGINGRKLMVIVVNDDNQPQISKEVAGELVKNPDIIAVIGHNASDASLAAAPIYEKGGLVMISPTSLANNLSGAGNYIFRLVASNGKITETLANYIVNTAKVQKIAFCYDSQAPDNISFKDELMANVAKKGGQIVPIVCDLSVPNFKADQALNQAISGGANGLFVVAHVDRLDPVFEVIRSNRQRLPLFSSPTLYNIRTLEDGGKNAQGLTLAAPWHPSVNQTFANLMQEQWRGPVSWRTATSFDATRVIIAGLRENTHRQGLQSLLRSANFHQTGATGKISFDPNTGDRIGQPVLIQVRSTPSGEQFVPLP, from the coding sequence ATGACAAAGACTGGCAAAAAAGCGGGTTTACCGCCAATTTTCTATGTTTTACTGGGGTTGATCGGTTGGTTTCTTTTTCCCCAAATATTGGCAATATTTGCCCCAAAAGCCGATAATAATCCCCGCATGAGTTACGGCAATCATCTCCTGATCAAAACTAATTCTAACACCACCAAAGAATCAGCGATCGCTGCCATTGCTCAAGGTGATCACCAAGAAGCAGAGCAACTCCTGCAAAAATCCCTCGCTCAACATCCCAACGATCCCGAAAGCGTAATTTATCTAAGCAACCTGCAAACTGGCTCAAATCCCTTCAAAATCGCCGTTGTTGTGCCAGCAACAACTAATCCCAACGTCGCTCAGGAAATATTGCGAGGAGTCGCCAGCGCACAAACCCAGATCAATCAACAGGGAGGGATCAACGGCAGAAAACTGATGGTTATCGTGGTTAATGACGATAATCAGCCGCAGATATCGAAAGAGGTAGCCGGTGAATTAGTCAAAAATCCCGATATTATCGCCGTTATCGGTCATAATGCCTCCGATGCCAGTTTAGCCGCCGCTCCTATCTACGAAAAAGGCGGTTTGGTGATGATTTCTCCCACCTCCCTGGCTAATAATCTCTCCGGTGCGGGAAATTATATCTTTCGTCTGGTGGCTTCTAACGGCAAAATTACGGAAACCTTAGCAAATTACATAGTAAATACTGCTAAAGTCCAGAAAATTGCTTTTTGCTACGATTCTCAAGCTCCTGATAATATTTCCTTTAAAGATGAGTTGATGGCTAATGTGGCGAAAAAAGGCGGTCAAATTGTGCCGATAGTCTGTGATCTGAGTGTCCCCAATTTTAAGGCCGATCAAGCTCTTAATCAGGCGATTTCTGGGGGTGCTAACGGTCTATTTGTCGTCGCTCATGTTGATCGTCTCGATCCCGTTTTTGAGGTTATTCGCTCCAATCGTCAGCGTTTGCCTCTGTTTAGTAGTCCCACCCTCTACAATATTCGTACCCTCGAAGATGGCGGCAAAAACGCCCAAGGTTTAACCCTTGCCGCACCCTGGCACCCCTCGGTTAACCAGACTTTTGCCAATCTTATGCAGGAACAGTGGCGCGGTCCGGTCAGTTGGCGCACAGCCACCAGTTTTGACGCTACACGGGTGATTATTGCCGGTTTAAGGGAAAATACCCATCGTCAGGGCCTACAATCCCTGCTGCGTTCCGCCAATTTTCATCAAACAGGGGCCACCGGAAAAATTAGCTTTGATCCTAATACTGGCGATCGCATCGGTCAACCGGTGTTAATTCAAGTGCGATCGACTCCCTCCGGTGAGCAGTTTGTCCCTTTACCTTGA
- the cbiQ gene encoding cobalt ECF transporter T component CbiQ — protein sequence MLHIATFSHQNERQNCGFWQRLAPHTRVLVTLLLVFATALTPNGSWETWAIYGLGLIILILISRVTIPILLQRVAIEFVFISVVLLGTLFRDGGEILWSWGFLRITSEGLLVLGSVALKAFLCLCTVNILVLTTAIPDLLQALVTLKTPPLLVAILASMYRYLAVLIAEFNSMRRAAIARNLMSSPRWQRLLVGHIIGALFIRTYERGDRIYQAMLSRGYTGSLPSVQVPQSKLKDYLAIICIVILILWGQMVHLLR from the coding sequence ATGCTACACATTGCCACTTTTTCTCACCAAAATGAGCGCCAAAATTGCGGTTTTTGGCAGAGACTCGCGCCCCATACCCGGGTTTTAGTTACTCTTTTGTTAGTTTTTGCCACAGCCTTAACCCCGAATGGTAGCTGGGAAACTTGGGCGATTTACGGATTAGGATTAATTATTTTAATTCTGATCAGTCGGGTGACTATTCCCATACTTTTACAAAGAGTGGCGATCGAATTTGTCTTTATCAGTGTGGTTTTATTGGGAACTCTTTTTCGTGATGGCGGCGAAATTCTTTGGTCTTGGGGATTTTTGCGGATAACTAGCGAGGGATTGCTGGTTTTAGGCAGTGTCGCCCTAAAAGCTTTTCTCTGTCTTTGTACGGTCAATATTCTGGTTTTAACCACAGCAATTCCCGACCTGTTGCAGGCCTTAGTTACCCTAAAAACTCCCCCTTTATTGGTGGCAATTTTGGCTTCTATGTACCGTTATCTAGCTGTTTTGATCGCTGAATTTAATTCCATGCGAAGGGCAGCAATTGCGCGCAATTTAATGAGTAGTCCCCGATGGCAACGGCTGCTAGTGGGACATATAATCGGCGCTTTATTTATCCGTACCTACGAACGTGGCGATCGCATTTATCAAGCCATGTTATCGAGGGGTTACACCGGTTCCTTGCCCTCTGTACAGGTTCCCCAAAGCAAGCTGAAAGATTATCTCGCTATAATTTGCATAGTAATTCTGATCCTCTGGGGTCAAATGGTACATCTACTCAGGTAA
- a CDS encoding PDGLE domain-containing protein, whose protein sequence is MNIRRNSQFFLIGLVCSLIIAVFLSPFASPDPDGLDRVAEDLQFSKKEDPNALGSQLPFARIFDGYALKGVPEGVATPLAGFLGTLATFGIAWGIGKLVMPKSQNQE, encoded by the coding sequence ATGAATATTCGCAGAAATAGCCAATTTTTTCTGATTGGTCTGGTATGCTCCCTAATTATCGCCGTTTTTCTTTCTCCCTTTGCCAGTCCCGATCCCGACGGACTCGATCGAGTGGCGGAAGACTTGCAATTTAGCAAAAAAGAAGACCCTAACGCCCTAGGTAGTCAATTACCCTTCGCCCGAATTTTTGATGGTTATGCCCTCAAAGGTGTTCCCGAAGGTGTCGCCACTCCCCTCGCCGGTTTTCTGGGAACTCTTGCCACTTTCGGCATCGCTTGGGGTATCGGTAAATTAGTGATGCCAAAATCCCAAAATCAGGAGTAA
- a CDS encoding energy-coupling factor ABC transporter ATP-binding protein, translated as MHHNPIFIENLVYTYPDGTEALKGINLAIEATEKVALVGANGSGKSTLLLHFNGILPPQTGKITVGPYQVKPENLENIRNFVGLVFQNPDDQLFMPTVWEDVTFGPMNQGIRGEDLNHRCHHALHAVGLDSQHYGKRNSQNLSGGEKKRVAIAGVLAMLPQVLVFDEPSAQLDPRSRRQLIQLLATLPQTQVIATHDLDLALELCDRTVVLSRGQVVGEGETAKILSNREFLEQHDLEIPLCYSRPYCAIADAPSTDV; from the coding sequence ATGCACCACAACCCGATTTTTATTGAAAACCTAGTTTATACCTATCCTGACGGTACAGAAGCGTTAAAGGGTATTAATTTAGCCATTGAAGCTACGGAAAAGGTGGCTTTAGTCGGGGCCAATGGATCGGGAAAATCCACCTTATTATTGCATTTTAACGGTATTCTCCCGCCGCAAACGGGTAAAATCACCGTCGGTCCCTACCAAGTTAAACCGGAGAATTTAGAAAATATCCGCAATTTTGTCGGTTTAGTCTTCCAAAACCCCGACGATCAGCTATTTATGCCCACTGTCTGGGAAGATGTGACTTTTGGACCGATGAATCAGGGCATTCGCGGAGAGGATTTAAACCATCGCTGTCATCATGCTTTACACGCGGTGGGATTGGATTCCCAGCATTACGGTAAGAGAAACAGTCAGAATCTATCGGGGGGTGAAAAAAAACGCGTGGCGATTGCGGGGGTTTTAGCCATGTTGCCCCAGGTCTTAGTTTTTGATGAACCTAGCGCCCAACTGGATCCCCGATCCCGTCGGCAATTAATACAACTGTTGGCCACTCTACCCCAAACTCAAGTGATCGCCACCCATGATCTCGATCTGGCTTTAGAACTATGCGATCGCACGGTGGTGTTAAGTCGTGGTCAGGTGGTGGGAGAGGGAGAAACCGCTAAGATTTTAAGTAATCGGGAATTTTTGGAACAACACGACCTGGAAATACCCCTTTGTTATAGTCGTCCCTACTGTGCGATCGCTGATGCGCCCTCTACTGATGTCTGA
- a CDS encoding response regulator transcription factor, whose translation MDIVIIEDEIEIAHLIQQTLERESFTCHLAYNGRVGLELFYQKQPELVILDIMLPELDGLELCARIRQKPGTKDPYILMLTARGEEIDRIIGLSTGADDYMVKPFSPRELTARVRALLRRSLRHDSQPQQLHRSRHFIIDLDQHSALRKLEGMPEETLDLTTLEFNLLATFVSYPNRVWSRTQLIDNLWGNDFFGDERVVDTHIRRLRKKVEPDPANPIFIKTVVGVGYKFEDDLI comes from the coding sequence ATGGATATCGTTATTATCGAAGATGAAATTGAAATCGCCCATTTGATTCAGCAAACTTTAGAGCGGGAGTCCTTTACTTGTCATCTGGCTTATAATGGTAGGGTAGGACTAGAACTATTTTATCAAAAGCAACCAGAATTAGTGATTTTAGATATAATGTTACCGGAATTAGACGGACTAGAATTGTGTGCTAGAATTCGCCAAAAACCCGGGACAAAAGACCCCTATATTTTAATGTTAACCGCTAGGGGAGAAGAAATCGATCGCATTATCGGTTTATCTACGGGAGCCGATGATTATATGGTCAAACCCTTTAGTCCGAGGGAATTAACCGCTCGGGTAAGAGCCTTATTAAGACGTAGTTTAAGACACGATAGTCAACCCCAACAACTCCATCGCAGCCGTCATTTTATTATCGACTTAGATCAACATTCTGCTCTTCGTAAATTGGAGGGAATGCCGGAGGAAACCCTCGATTTAACCACCTTAGAATTTAATCTACTCGCTACCTTTGTCAGTTATCCCAATCGCGTCTGGAGTCGCACCCAATTAATCGATAATCTCTGGGGAAATGATTTTTTTGGCGATGAAAGGGTAGTAGATACCCATATCCGACGCTTACGCAAAAAAGTAGAACCCGATCCTGCTAATCCCATCTTTATCAAAACTGTAGTCGGTGTCGGTTATAAATTTGAGGATGACCTTATTTAG
- a CDS encoding zinc metalloprotease HtpX has protein sequence MNQLKTVALLGLLAGLLVAIGYAIGGQGGALIGLVIAAITNIGSWYFSDRIALAAYQAQPVSRQQAPELYQMVENLSRQANIPTPQLYIVPTPAANAFATGRDPEHAAVAVTEGILNLLPADELEAVIAHELTHVRNRDTLTQAVAATVAGAISYLARMLSYGFLFAGNSRHRQGGNLIGLLLTIFLAPLAATVIQMAISRTREFEADAGSARLTENPEALARALTRLESIGRQMPLNANPAFEPLLISSPFSGQFLANLFATHPSTEARIENLRRIQQELLT, from the coding sequence ATGAATCAGCTTAAAACTGTTGCTTTATTGGGTTTACTAGCCGGTTTACTTGTCGCTATTGGCTATGCGATCGGTGGTCAGGGTGGTGCTTTAATTGGTTTAGTAATCGCCGCCATTACTAATATCGGTTCTTGGTACTTCTCCGATCGCATTGCTCTGGCCGCTTACCAAGCCCAACCGGTCAGCCGCCAACAAGCCCCCGAACTCTACCAAATGGTGGAAAATCTCTCTCGTCAAGCCAATATTCCCACGCCGCAACTCTATATCGTCCCCACCCCCGCCGCTAATGCTTTCGCCACCGGCAGAGATCCCGAACACGCCGCCGTCGCCGTTACCGAGGGGATTTTAAACCTGCTGCCCGCCGACGAATTAGAAGCGGTTATCGCCCACGAATTAACTCATGTGCGTAACCGGGATACCTTAACCCAAGCTGTTGCGGCTACTGTTGCCGGGGCGATTTCCTACCTGGCCAGAATGCTGAGTTATGGTTTCCTGTTTGCTGGCAATTCTCGCCATCGTCAAGGGGGCAATCTCATCGGTTTACTACTTACCATCTTTCTGGCCCCCCTTGCCGCCACTGTGATTCAGATGGCTATCTCTCGTACCAGAGAATTCGAGGCTGATGCTGGTTCCGCCCGCTTGACCGAGAATCCCGAAGCTTTAGCCCGGGCTTTAACCCGTTTAGAATCGATCGGTCGTCAAATGCCCTTAAATGCCAATCCTGCCTTTGAACCGCTGTTAATTAGCAGTCCTTTTTCGGGGCAGTTTCTGGCTAATTTATTCGCTACTCACCCATCCACCGAGGCAAGAATCGAAAATCTCCGTCGCATTCAACAGGAATTATTAACCTGA
- a CDS encoding deoxycytidylate deaminase, with amino-acid sequence MINSEEKRPTWDEYFLMIAKLAATRSTCLAFPVGAVIVKDRQVLATGYNGSPSGTVHCTAQGFCYPGLGTCRESGEIPSRAIHAEANAIAQAAKHGISTQGASIYVTLEPCISCLKLIISSGIKEVFYEADFNSGTKAMLRDSFLETGIIKYKKIYLSAEMASHAALFLLNPISIDLR; translated from the coding sequence GTGATCAACTCTGAAGAAAAAAGACCGACTTGGGACGAATATTTTTTAATGATCGCTAAATTAGCCGCCACCAGATCCACCTGTTTAGCTTTTCCCGTCGGCGCGGTAATTGTCAAAGATCGGCAGGTTTTAGCTACGGGGTACAATGGTTCCCCATCGGGAACGGTTCATTGTACTGCCCAAGGTTTTTGTTATCCCGGTTTGGGAACCTGTCGAGAATCCGGAGAAATTCCCTCTCGGGCAATTCATGCTGAAGCTAATGCGATCGCTCAAGCGGCTAAACACGGTATTTCTACCCAAGGGGCTAGTATTTACGTTACTTTAGAACCCTGTATTTCCTGTCTAAAACTAATTATTTCTTCGGGAATTAAAGAAGTTTTTTACGAAGCGGATTTTAATAGTGGGACAAAAGCCATGTTAAGGGATTCTTTTCTGGAAACGGGGATTATTAAATATAAAAAGATTTATTTATCAGCAGAAATGGCTAGTCATGCGGCCTTATTTTTATTAAATCCCATTTCGATCGATCTCAGGTAG
- a CDS encoding BrnT family toxin: MTTPQLFEWDENKRQANIEKHGIDFADLEAIFRGPIIERVDTRQNYGEIRVILVGTIDNIVLVVVYPWRGSVRRIISARRANNRERRTYYQSHPRTVGEVERQNELGES; the protein is encoded by the coding sequence ATGACGACCCCGCAACTTTTCGAGTGGGATGAAAATAAGCGTCAGGCCAATATAGAAAAACACGGCATAGATTTCGCCGACCTGGAAGCGATTTTTAGGGGTCCAATAATTGAGCGCGTGGATACCCGTCAGAATTACGGCGAAATTCGAGTGATTCTAGTGGGTACAATCGATAATATCGTTTTGGTGGTGGTTTATCCATGGCGTGGCTCGGTTCGTCGAATAATTAGTGCTAGGAGGGCTAACAACCGTGAACGAAGAACATATTACCAGAGTCACCCGCGAACAGTGGGCGAAGTTGAAAGGCAAAACGAACTGGGAGAAAGTTAA
- the gyrB gene encoding DNA topoisomerase (ATP-hydrolyzing) subunit B, translating into MTSNYGAEQIQVLEGLEPVRKRPGMYIGTTGPRGLHHLVYEVVDNSIDEALAGYCTHIEVDIKADGSVSVTDDGRGIPTDVHPTTGKSALETVLTILHAGGKFGSGGYKVSGGLHGVGISVVNALSAWVDVTVWRDHKVHTQRYERGIPVTELVSSPSQEEKTGTRVNFLPDTEIFSQGIEFDYSTLSGRLRELAYLNAGVKITFSDYRPEEPHIETYCYEGGIKEYVAYMCREKETLHKDIIYVSGEKNGINIEVAFQWCIDAYSDNILGFANNIRTIDGGTHLEGLKAVLTRTLNNVARKRNKIKENEPNLAGENVREGLTAVISVKVPEPEFEGQTKTKLGNTEVRGIVDSLVGETLNEYLEQNPQVADTIIEKAVQAYKAAEAARRARDLVRRKSVLESSPLPGKLADCSERDPERSEIYIVEGDSAGGSAKQGRDRRFQAILPLRGKILNIEKTDDAKIYKNTEIQSLITALGLGIKGEDFDPSQLRYHRIVLMTDADVDGAHIRTLLLTFFYRYQKNLIDQGYVYIACPPLYKLERGKNHSYCYSDRELQQKIAEFPSNANYTIQRFKGLGEMMPQQLWDTTMNPETRTLKRVEIEDAAKAEELFTILMGDRVAPRREFIETHGSRLNLTDLDI; encoded by the coding sequence ATGACAAGTAACTACGGCGCGGAACAGATACAAGTTCTCGAAGGGTTAGAACCAGTCAGGAAGCGGCCGGGGATGTATATCGGTACGACTGGGCCGCGGGGACTACATCATTTAGTCTATGAAGTGGTGGACAACTCGATCGATGAGGCCCTAGCGGGTTACTGTACTCATATCGAAGTGGATATCAAGGCCGATGGTTCCGTCAGCGTCACTGACGATGGCCGGGGTATTCCCACCGATGTCCACCCCACCACGGGTAAATCTGCCCTCGAAACCGTTCTCACTATACTTCATGCCGGCGGTAAATTTGGCAGTGGTGGTTATAAAGTGTCGGGAGGGTTACACGGAGTCGGGATTTCCGTCGTTAATGCCCTTTCTGCATGGGTCGATGTGACAGTCTGGCGCGATCATAAAGTACATACCCAACGCTACGAAAGAGGTATCCCCGTCACAGAATTGGTCAGCAGTCCCAGTCAAGAGGAAAAAACGGGAACTAGGGTTAATTTCCTGCCGGACACCGAAATTTTTAGCCAAGGCATCGAATTTGATTACAGTACCCTCTCCGGACGTTTACGAGAACTAGCCTACTTAAATGCCGGTGTTAAAATCACCTTTAGCGATTACCGTCCCGAAGAACCCCACATCGAAACCTATTGTTATGAGGGGGGTATTAAAGAATACGTCGCCTATATGTGTCGGGAAAAAGAAACCCTGCACAAAGATATTATCTATGTATCGGGGGAAAAGAACGGAATTAATATCGAAGTGGCGTTTCAGTGGTGTATAGATGCCTATAGCGACAATATTCTCGGTTTTGCTAATAACATCCGCACCATTGACGGGGGAACTCATCTAGAAGGATTAAAGGCAGTTCTGACTCGTACTTTAAATAATGTTGCTCGTAAACGCAATAAAATTAAAGAAAACGAGCCTAATCTAGCGGGGGAAAACGTCCGCGAGGGGTTAACCGCCGTTATTTCCGTAAAAGTCCCCGAACCGGAATTCGAGGGACAAACCAAGACCAAATTGGGTAACACCGAAGTCCGGGGTATTGTCGATTCCCTGGTGGGGGAAACTCTCAACGAATACTTAGAACAAAATCCCCAAGTGGCCGACACGATTATCGAAAAAGCAGTACAAGCGTACAAAGCGGCGGAAGCGGCCCGACGGGCGCGGGACTTAGTACGACGGAAATCGGTCTTGGAATCCTCACCTTTACCGGGTAAATTGGCTGATTGTAGCGAAAGAGACCCAGAAAGGTCAGAAATTTACATCGTCGAAGGTGACAGCGCCGGCGGAAGTGCCAAACAAGGGCGCGATCGTCGTTTTCAAGCGATTCTACCTCTGCGGGGAAAAATCCTCAATATCGAAAAAACCGATGATGCCAAAATCTACAAAAATACGGAAATTCAATCCTTGATTACGGCCCTCGGTTTAGGGATTAAAGGAGAAGATTTCGACCCCTCACAATTGCGCTATCATCGCATTGTTTTAATGACTGACGCTGATGTGGATGGCGCACATATCCGAACTTTGTTGTTAACTTTCTTCTATCGTTATCAGAAGAATTTAATTGACCAAGGTTATGTATATATCGCCTGTCCTCCTCTCTATAAATTGGAACGCGGTAAAAATCATTCCTACTGCTATAGCGATCGAGAATTACAGCAAAAGATAGCGGAATTTCCCTCCAATGCTAACTACACAATCCAACGTTTTAAAGGGTTAGGAGAAATGATGCCCCAACAACTTTGGGATACCACCATGAATCCCGAAACTCGCACTTTAAAACGGGTGGAAATCGAAGACGCAGCCAAAGCAGAGGAATTATTTACCATTCTTATGGGCGATCGAGTTGCCCCCCGGCGAGAATTTATCGAAACCCACGGATCACGTTTAAATCTTACGGATTTGGACATTTAA
- a CDS encoding HEAT repeat domain-containing protein: protein MQALLEKAQIALNKKDWETVNASIQRLLNQKDAIEPIINDEILDLALEALQKCDFQQRWEIAKLFPQIGQSAIAPLIALLESEEQDGEMRWFLVRILSQFDDRACILALSQLLQRSEEETLSQMAAAALANIGSSAISSLGQLLSDSNTRFLAVQALSQIRRPEIVEPLLTVVKDQSSAIRAMAMEALSSFHHPQITAIILDGLKDPAIEVRREAIKASSYLGPNYPQADLVKYLQPLLFDIHLDICQETAIALGRIGTATSAKALNPLLQSSLTPDSLKLTVVRALGWIEDEEALNYLEKALYSENVLICREIIAILGRQTCQKLRRQAGEILGNFYHSRPAILGDTGVKQSLAIALGELDRDNKSILLTLAADGEAIVRLHALSALKKLDHGTI, encoded by the coding sequence ATGCAAGCTCTGCTAGAAAAAGCTCAGATAGCGTTGAATAAAAAGGACTGGGAGACAGTAAACGCCAGCATACAGCGACTTTTAAACCAAAAAGATGCGATTGAACCGATTATTAACGATGAAATCCTCGATTTAGCCCTAGAAGCTTTACAAAAATGCGATTTTCAACAGCGATGGGAGATAGCGAAACTATTTCCCCAAATCGGCCAATCGGCGATCGCTCCTTTAATTGCCCTGTTAGAATCCGAGGAACAAGATGGGGAAATGCGCTGGTTTCTGGTGAGAATTCTCAGTCAATTTGACGATCGAGCCTGTATTCTCGCTCTCAGTCAATTATTGCAAAGATCGGAGGAGGAAACACTCAGCCAAATGGCTGCGGCCGCTTTAGCCAATATCGGCAGTTCTGCGATCTCTAGTTTAGGACAATTACTGTCCGACTCGAACACCCGTTTTTTAGCCGTACAAGCTTTATCACAAATTCGCCGGCCGGAAATTGTCGAACCGCTTTTAACCGTAGTTAAGGATCAATCTAGCGCCATTCGAGCCATGGCGATGGAAGCTTTAAGCAGTTTTCACCATCCCCAGATTACTGCGATTATCCTCGATGGGTTAAAGGATCCGGCCATCGAGGTGCGACGGGAAGCAATTAAAGCTAGTAGTTACCTGGGGCCAAATTATCCCCAAGCAGATTTAGTTAAGTATCTGCAACCGCTGTTATTCGATATCCACCTCGATATCTGTCAAGAAACGGCGATCGCTCTCGGTCGTATCGGCACAGCAACCTCAGCCAAAGCTTTAAATCCACTGCTGCAATCTTCCTTAACTCCCGATAGTTTAAAATTAACTGTAGTGCGAGCATTGGGCTGGATCGAGGATGAGGAAGCTTTAAATTACTTAGAAAAGGCTTTATATAGCGAAAATGTCTTGATTTGTCGGGAAATAATCGCTATTCTCGGCCGGCAAACCTGCCAGAAATTACGCCGACAAGCAGGGGAAATTCTCGGTAATTTTTATCACTCCCGTCCTGCGATCCTCGGTGATACGGGAGTTAAACAGTCTCTAGCGATCGCTTTAGGAGAATTAGATCGGGACAATAAAAGTATTTTGCTGACTTTAGCAGCCGATGGGGAGGCGATTGTCCGTCTCCATGCTCTCAGCGCCCTGAAAAAGCTAGATCATGGGACTATATAG